One genomic window of Acidovorax radicis includes the following:
- the gcvPB gene encoding aminomethyl-transferring glycine dehydrogenase subunit GcvPB encodes MSATSPSQSIVDLHRPGAVSDVFAGEAPMAPPTPPSFARQRTAIGLPEVSEVDVVRHFTRLSQESHGVDNGPYPLGSCTMKYNPKRNDELARLSGFANAHPMQDADTLRGVWEVYERLQAMVSEVTGMDACCLAPAAGAHGELAGLLVIRKHFAQLGTPRSVVLVPDSAHGTNPASAAMAGFECRIVPSDLKGRVDMLSLREMLMSDVAAFMLTNPSTLGLFEDQIVEIADAAHANGSLLYYDGANLNALMGIVRPGDMGFDVVHVNVHKTFSTPHGGGGPGAGPVAVKAALAPYLPSPVVIRKNGVAQPDGDRPLSIGRMKSFHGHVGVLLRAYGYLRTMGARGLREASENAVLNANYLQHQLAHMLPPVYNQFCKHETLLSGERLNTSARQFAKRLIDYGIHPPTLVGAGCVYFPGDLKSAMLIEPTETETKASLDYQVEIFQRVFDEDATDEALVESAPLSRKIARLDIED; translated from the coding sequence ATGTCTGCCACGTCTCCCTCTCAGTCCATTGTCGATTTGCACCGCCCCGGTGCTGTCAGCGACGTTTTTGCGGGTGAGGCTCCTATGGCCCCACCGACGCCGCCATCGTTTGCCCGTCAGCGCACTGCAATTGGGTTGCCCGAAGTGAGCGAAGTGGATGTGGTGCGCCACTTCACTCGACTGAGCCAGGAATCCCATGGGGTGGACAACGGGCCTTACCCGCTGGGTTCGTGCACGATGAAATACAACCCCAAGCGCAACGACGAGTTGGCCCGCTTGTCCGGTTTTGCGAATGCCCACCCGATGCAGGATGCAGACACTTTGCGCGGCGTGTGGGAGGTGTACGAGCGGCTTCAGGCGATGGTGAGTGAAGTCACCGGCATGGATGCCTGCTGCCTGGCCCCGGCCGCTGGCGCGCATGGCGAGCTTGCTGGCTTGCTGGTGATCCGTAAGCACTTTGCCCAGTTGGGAACCCCTCGTTCGGTAGTGCTGGTGCCGGATTCGGCCCATGGCACGAACCCCGCGTCTGCGGCCATGGCTGGGTTCGAGTGCCGGATCGTGCCTTCGGATCTCAAAGGCCGCGTGGACATGTTGTCCCTGCGGGAGATGCTGATGTCCGATGTGGCGGCCTTCATGCTGACCAATCCGTCCACGCTGGGTTTGTTTGAAGACCAGATCGTGGAGATTGCCGATGCCGCACACGCCAATGGGTCACTGTTGTATTACGACGGCGCCAATCTAAACGCGTTGATGGGTATCGTGCGCCCTGGTGACATGGGTTTTGATGTGGTGCATGTGAATGTGCACAAGACGTTCTCTACACCACATGGCGGCGGCGGCCCGGGGGCGGGCCCTGTGGCCGTGAAGGCTGCACTGGCGCCGTACCTTCCTAGTCCGGTGGTAATTCGGAAAAATGGTGTTGCACAGCCTGATGGAGATCGCCCGCTGTCCATTGGCCGAATGAAAAGCTTTCATGGTCATGTGGGCGTGCTGTTGCGCGCATATGGCTACCTGCGCACCATGGGCGCGCGGGGTTTGCGCGAGGCTTCAGAAAATGCAGTGCTCAACGCCAACTATTTGCAACACCAACTGGCCCACATGTTGCCACCGGTGTACAACCAGTTCTGCAAGCACGAAACCTTGTTGTCTGGCGAAAGGCTCAACACCTCAGCGCGCCAGTTTGCCAAGCGGCTTATTGATTACGGCATCCATCCGCCCACGCTGGTGGGTGCTGGTTGCGTGTACTTTCCGGGCGATCTCAAGTCGGCCATGCTGATCGAACCCACCGAGACCGAAACGAAGGCCAGCCTTGACTACCAGGTTGAGATCTTCCAGCGCGTCTTTGATGAAGATGCTACGGATGAGGCATTGGTCGAAAGCGCCCCTTTGAGCCGCAAGATTGCACGACTCGATATAGAAGATTAA
- the asnB gene encoding asparagine synthase (glutamine-hydrolyzing): MCGIAGVVNAAGVTKDDVWKMIDCIKYRGVDEQGVEDLGGAVLGHVRLAVVDPENGMQPMSSTDGKVWVVFNGEIFNFIELREQLKARGYKFKSRCDTEVLVHLWCEKGEKMLDDLVGMFAFFIWDQRTQTGMLARDRQGIKPCFYAPYQGGITFASEMKAILALPKFERKVNEAALGNVFTFNYCPPPETCFEGIRHLMPGTFMRFSNGSCSEPVRYWSWPLDGERVDASQDDLERALDEAVKLQMRFDVDGGLFLSGGVDSAVIANRLVPQWNRPQLDAFGLRIEDKGFSEYAYAERVAADLNINLSALDIQPSDIPEIARSVVKHAEQPHGDFSFFLFYLLSRKAHEMGKIVMFTGDGPDEVMLGFRHNEQFFLEMTRANFSMRSYFDLISYSTEKDRKRMMSPSFLPHTEGALEKFMSIIEPFRDLEPMEQVAAYELTSLMPGNNTVKGDRMGACWSIEGRAPFLDHRVSELFARLPITSKFYQGAGKHFLKKAAESYYDRDFVFRPKTMPTLPIGEWIKGPLYQWAREVLALPDGGRFDRNELQVMLEEHRSGLHNHTKQLRTVLMAKLWLQEFFRENV, translated from the coding sequence ATGTGTGGAATTGCGGGTGTGGTCAATGCTGCGGGGGTGACGAAAGACGACGTCTGGAAGATGATCGACTGCATCAAATACCGCGGAGTTGACGAGCAGGGGGTCGAAGATCTGGGCGGTGCGGTTCTGGGGCATGTGCGCCTTGCGGTGGTAGATCCTGAAAACGGCATGCAGCCCATGTCGAGCACTGATGGCAAGGTATGGGTCGTCTTTAATGGCGAGATCTTCAACTTCATCGAATTGCGCGAACAGCTCAAGGCCAGGGGTTACAAGTTCAAGTCGCGTTGTGACACCGAGGTGCTGGTGCATTTGTGGTGTGAAAAGGGTGAAAAGATGCTCGACGATCTTGTCGGCATGTTTGCCTTTTTCATCTGGGACCAGCGAACACAGACCGGCATGTTGGCCCGCGATCGCCAGGGTATCAAGCCCTGCTTTTATGCGCCGTATCAAGGTGGTATTACATTTGCCAGCGAGATGAAGGCCATCCTTGCGCTGCCGAAGTTTGAGCGCAAGGTGAATGAAGCGGCTTTGGGCAACGTGTTCACTTTCAACTACTGTCCACCACCAGAGACCTGCTTTGAAGGTATCCGCCACCTGATGCCTGGCACCTTCATGCGCTTTAGCAACGGAAGTTGTTCCGAGCCCGTGCGCTACTGGAGCTGGCCACTCGACGGCGAGCGGGTTGACGCGTCGCAGGACGATCTGGAACGTGCCCTGGACGAAGCCGTCAAACTGCAGATGCGGTTTGATGTGGATGGAGGCCTCTTTTTATCGGGAGGGGTGGATTCGGCGGTCATTGCCAACCGGTTGGTTCCTCAATGGAATCGGCCCCAGCTGGATGCCTTTGGCCTGCGCATCGAGGACAAGGGGTTTTCTGAGTACGCCTACGCCGAACGCGTGGCGGCAGACCTGAATATCAACCTGAGCGCGCTGGATATCCAGCCTTCTGACATTCCGGAGATTGCGCGCTCGGTGGTCAAGCACGCGGAGCAACCACACGGGGATTTTTCCTTCTTCCTGTTCTACCTGCTGTCGCGCAAGGCGCACGAGATGGGCAAGATTGTCATGTTCACCGGAGATGGCCCCGACGAGGTCATGCTGGGCTTTCGCCATAACGAGCAGTTCTTCTTGGAGATGACGCGTGCCAATTTTTCGATGCGTAGCTATTTCGACCTTATCAGTTACAGCACCGAAAAAGACCGCAAGCGCATGATGAGCCCGTCTTTTCTGCCCCATACCGAAGGCGCGCTCGAAAAGTTTATGAGCATCATCGAGCCATTTCGTGACCTGGAACCGATGGAGCAAGTGGCCGCCTATGAGTTGACGTCGCTCATGCCCGGTAACAACACAGTCAAGGGTGATCGCATGGGCGCTTGCTGGTCTATTGAAGGGCGGGCGCCTTTCCTGGACCATCGGGTGAGCGAGTTGTTCGCACGCTTGCCCATCACCTCCAAGTTCTATCAAGGTGCTGGTAAACACTTCCTCAAGAAAGCGGCAGAGAGCTACTACGACCGCGATTTTGTGTTCCGACCCAAGACCATGCCAACGCTGCCCATCGGCGAATGGATCAAAGGTCCACTCTATCAATGGGCGCGGGAGGTCCTTGCTCTGCCGGATGGCGGGCGTTTTGACCGTAATGAACTGCAGGTCATGCTGGAGGAGCACCGCAGTGGTCTGCACAACCACACCAAGCAACTGCGCACCGTGCTTATGGCCAAGCTCTGGCTGCAAGAGTTCTTCCGGGAAAACGTTTAA
- the glnT gene encoding type III glutamate--ammonia ligase: MAEFDYYLAQFVDIHGRPKAKLVPGKHKEMIFGAGAGFAGFAIAGMGMGPHGREFMAIGDRDSIRPVPWMTSTASVTCDGHVDGKPHAFDSRVIAKKALADFREATGLEFFTGLEPEFFLLKPGAMAGSWVVATESESLDKPCYDFRHLSSVSDFLMELRSALGSAGIDVYQIDHEDANGQFEMNFTYADGLRTADNLIYFKMASQAIARKHGLLCSFMPKPFAERSGSGLHMHMSAGKQFGDNAFEDASDPRGMDLSQMAYHFLGGLIAHAPGLTAIAAPCVNSYRRLVSRGSRSGATWAPINIAWGDNNRTAFVRIPGGRLELRVPDASANPYLLTAAILHAGLDGIQRKLDPGQPCNENLYQLSLAELTARDIKRLPVSLPDALDALEADQTLCEGLGADFVAAFTEIKRAECDELLLSVPPAEFRRYVDFF, from the coding sequence ATGGCCGAATTTGATTACTATCTCGCGCAGTTCGTGGATATCCACGGCAGGCCCAAGGCAAAGCTGGTGCCAGGCAAGCACAAAGAGATGATTTTTGGTGCAGGCGCAGGTTTTGCTGGGTTCGCGATTGCCGGCATGGGCATGGGGCCGCATGGGCGGGAGTTTATGGCCATCGGCGACCGTGATTCGATTCGCCCCGTGCCCTGGATGACATCAACGGCCAGCGTCACCTGTGATGGGCATGTGGATGGCAAGCCCCATGCATTCGACTCACGGGTGATCGCCAAGAAGGCTTTGGCCGATTTTCGTGAAGCGACCGGATTAGAGTTTTTCACGGGCCTGGAGCCGGAGTTCTTTCTGCTCAAACCAGGGGCAATGGCTGGTAGCTGGGTTGTTGCAACTGAATCGGAGTCGCTGGACAAACCATGCTATGACTTCCGTCATCTGTCATCGGTATCTGACTTCCTCATGGAGCTGCGTTCCGCATTGGGCAGTGCTGGTATCGACGTCTACCAGATCGACCATGAAGACGCCAACGGCCAGTTCGAGATGAACTTCACCTACGCTGATGGCCTGCGAACGGCGGATAACCTCATTTATTTCAAGATGGCGTCGCAGGCGATCGCTAGGAAGCATGGCCTGCTGTGCTCTTTCATGCCCAAGCCGTTTGCCGAGCGCTCGGGCAGCGGCCTCCATATGCACATGTCGGCTGGCAAGCAGTTTGGTGATAACGCTTTCGAGGATGCATCCGACCCGCGCGGCATGGACTTGTCGCAAATGGCGTACCACTTTCTGGGCGGGCTGATTGCGCACGCGCCGGGCCTTACCGCCATCGCCGCGCCTTGTGTTAATTCCTACCGTCGCTTGGTATCGCGCGGCTCGCGCTCGGGCGCAACCTGGGCTCCGATCAATATCGCTTGGGGAGACAACAACCGCACAGCCTTTGTGCGCATCCCCGGGGGGCGACTTGAGTTGCGGGTGCCGGACGCATCGGCCAACCCGTACTTGCTGACTGCTGCCATTCTTCATGCCGGCCTGGATGGCATACAGCGAAAGCTCGACCCGGGCCAGCCATGCAATGAGAACCTCTACCAGCTCAGTCTGGCCGAACTTACTGCACGCGACATCAAACGCCTACCCGTAAGCTTGCCCGATGCACTCGACGCGCTGGAGGCTGACCAAACGCTTTGTGAAGGCTTGGGCGCTGACTTTGTCGCAGCGTTCACCGAGATCAAGCGTGCTGAGTGCGATGAACTGCTTCTCTCGGTACCGCCTGCGGAGTTTCGGCGCTATGTGGATTTCTTCTGA
- a CDS encoding class I SAM-dependent methyltransferase, which produces MYAAAAADRSLAIHGRSGSSMIEKLKRAWFSLEDRLFDLRHGIDTRHRAADRAAVPAETATVAHATSYQAVWTRNLRVLIRAARRHAELQVFVDVGAGKGKACIYASPLFAKVIGVEYSADLVHEARINCERAGRRNIILLLADACEYDLPAQACLVFLFNPFDAVVLRQFAHRNLERLRAHGSLIAYANDVQRDTLAQLGLQCLFRDPARNISLWRVAP; this is translated from the coding sequence GTGTATGCTGCCGCAGCCGCAGATCGTTCACTTGCAATCCATGGCCGCAGCGGGAGCAGTATGATCGAAAAACTAAAGCGTGCCTGGTTCTCGCTGGAAGATCGGCTGTTCGACCTGCGCCACGGAATCGACACCCGGCACCGCGCGGCCGACCGCGCGGCCGTGCCTGCGGAAACCGCCACCGTGGCCCATGCAACCAGCTATCAAGCCGTATGGACGCGCAACCTGCGCGTGCTAATTCGCGCCGCCCGCCGCCACGCTGAACTCCAGGTTTTCGTAGACGTGGGCGCAGGCAAAGGCAAAGCCTGCATCTACGCGTCGCCGCTTTTTGCAAAGGTGATCGGCGTGGAATATTCGGCCGATCTGGTGCACGAGGCGCGAATTAATTGCGAACGTGCAGGTCGTCGCAACATCATCTTGCTGTTGGCCGATGCCTGTGAATACGACCTGCCCGCGCAAGCGTGCCTCGTATTCCTATTCAACCCTTTCGACGCTGTGGTGCTGCGCCAATTTGCGCACCGCAACCTCGAGCGCCTGCGTGCGCATGGCAGCCTCATTGCCTACGCCAATGATGTGCAGCGCGACACGCTCGCGCAGCTCGGGCTCCAGTGCCTTTTTCGAGACCCGGCGCGCAACATTTCACTATGGCGCGTTGCGCCCTGA
- a CDS encoding GNAT family N-acetyltransferase: MKAGALQLAETDDLTAWDAWVEQSPQGTVFCKSTFLQSLNARFRLFAVMANTQVVALLPLLEDDAGQVVRYPFTPYQGILFLPKISTVQHRRVVDEFRITEFLVNELTARYQRIDLPLSWQFADLRPFLWHNHGVADAPHFVAQPRYTALLDLRSLDASSYPQAMRACRRQELRKAASLQVSEHADLDAFSVLYASTFSRQGIDVGTQRLQLVRSIATSAIRYGYGRLSACTTADGVGAMNLFVYDSKRAYYLFAANDPALRNTGASTRLMFDSILEAKRRGLDELDFVGVNSPARGDFKLSFNARLQLYFELGYAANGTRAS; this comes from the coding sequence ATGAAGGCCGGCGCGCTGCAACTCGCAGAAACCGACGATCTGACCGCGTGGGATGCCTGGGTCGAGCAGAGTCCTCAAGGAACGGTGTTTTGCAAGTCAACCTTTCTGCAATCGCTAAATGCCCGTTTCCGACTCTTCGCCGTGATGGCCAACACCCAGGTCGTAGCGCTGCTGCCGCTGCTCGAAGATGACGCAGGCCAAGTGGTCCGCTACCCCTTCACGCCTTATCAGGGCATCCTCTTTTTGCCAAAAATATCGACAGTACAGCATCGCCGCGTGGTCGATGAATTTCGCATCACCGAATTTCTTGTCAACGAACTGACGGCGCGCTACCAGCGCATCGATCTCCCGCTATCGTGGCAGTTTGCCGACCTTCGCCCCTTTCTTTGGCACAACCACGGCGTGGCCGATGCGCCGCACTTCGTAGCCCAGCCGCGCTACACGGCACTGCTCGACCTGCGCTCGCTGGATGCATCGAGCTACCCGCAGGCAATGCGCGCCTGCCGTCGGCAGGAGTTACGCAAGGCGGCCAGCCTGCAGGTCTCAGAGCACGCTGACCTAGACGCTTTCAGCGTGCTCTACGCCAGCACGTTCTCGCGCCAAGGCATCGACGTAGGGACGCAGCGCCTACAACTGGTTCGCAGCATCGCCACCAGCGCCATCCGCTACGGCTACGGCCGGCTGTCGGCGTGCACCACTGCAGACGGTGTCGGCGCGATGAACCTCTTCGTCTACGACAGCAAGCGCGCCTACTACCTTTTTGCGGCCAACGACCCGGCCTTGCGCAACACGGGCGCATCGACCCGATTGATGTTTGACAGCATCCTTGAGGCGAAGCGACGCGGCCTGGACGAGCTGGATTTCGTGGGCGTCAACTCCCCGGCACGCGGCGACTTCAAGCTCAGTTTCAACGCCCGGCTGCAGCTGTACTTCGAGTTGGGCTACGCGGCCAACGGAACCCGCGCGTCATGA
- a CDS encoding DegT/DnrJ/EryC1/StrS family aminotransferase encodes MSTHTLALLGGQPVISNQLAPFQAIGEDDIAAVTDVMRTGVLSAYIGAAGAAFMGGPRVQQFEADAAAYFGVRHAIAVNSWTSGLEAAVGAIGIEPGDEVITTPWTMAATATCILHWNGIPVFADIDRATFNIDPASVERCITPRTRAVVAVDIFGQSADMTALRAVCNRHDLKLVVDTAQAPGAKIGEYFAGTLGDIGGYSLNYHKHIHCGEGGVIVTHDDDLARRMRLIRNHAEAVVNSDDPAQLCNMLGHNFRMGEIEAAIASGQLRKLAGRVASRQLAAKQLNDGLRGLAHLQTPVVSPGCTHAYYVYGMTLDTQGLGVGRDRLVEALRAEGVPGVMAGYQNIHLLPAFRNRIAYGTQGFPWTSPHASRQVTYGPGTCPVAEELHSQSFLGLALCICEFTPADIAQVVMAFRKVWSQLDTLKTLAPASSTTA; translated from the coding sequence ATGAGCACACACACCCTTGCACTCCTGGGCGGCCAGCCGGTCATCAGTAACCAACTCGCCCCGTTCCAGGCCATTGGCGAAGACGACATCGCAGCCGTCACCGACGTCATGCGCACCGGCGTGCTGTCGGCCTACATCGGTGCAGCAGGCGCGGCGTTCATGGGCGGGCCGAGGGTGCAACAGTTCGAAGCGGATGCCGCAGCCTACTTCGGCGTGCGTCACGCCATCGCAGTGAACTCTTGGACCTCGGGCCTTGAAGCCGCCGTCGGAGCAATCGGCATAGAACCAGGCGACGAAGTCATCACCACGCCCTGGACCATGGCTGCCACGGCGACCTGCATCCTGCACTGGAACGGCATCCCCGTGTTTGCGGACATCGACCGAGCCACCTTCAACATCGACCCCGCCAGCGTCGAGCGCTGCATCACGCCACGCACGCGCGCCGTGGTGGCTGTCGATATCTTCGGCCAGTCGGCCGACATGACGGCGCTACGCGCAGTGTGCAATCGGCATGATCTGAAACTCGTCGTCGACACAGCCCAGGCCCCAGGCGCCAAGATCGGAGAGTACTTCGCCGGCACACTGGGCGATATCGGCGGCTACAGCCTCAACTATCACAAGCACATCCACTGCGGCGAGGGCGGCGTCATCGTCACCCATGACGACGACTTGGCGCGCCGCATGCGCCTGATCCGCAACCACGCCGAGGCCGTCGTTAACAGCGATGATCCCGCCCAGCTGTGCAACATGCTGGGGCACAACTTCCGCATGGGCGAGATCGAGGCAGCCATCGCGTCTGGACAATTGCGCAAGCTCGCCGGCCGCGTCGCCAGCCGCCAACTGGCCGCCAAACAACTGAACGATGGCCTGCGCGGCCTGGCCCACCTGCAAACGCCGGTGGTATCGCCGGGCTGCACACATGCCTACTACGTTTATGGCATGACGCTGGACACCCAGGGCCTGGGCGTGGGCCGCGACCGCCTCGTGGAAGCCCTGCGCGCCGAGGGCGTGCCTGGCGTCATGGCGGGCTACCAGAACATCCACCTACTGCCCGCATTCCGCAACCGCATCGCCTACGGCACGCAAGGCTTTCCATGGACATCACCGCACGCATCCCGCCAAGTGACCTACGGCCCCGGTACCTGCCCGGTGGCCGAGGAACTGCATTCGCAGAGCTTTCTGGGGCTGGCGCTGTGCATTTGCGAGTTCACGCCGGCTGACATCGCGCAAGTGGTGATGGCGTTCCGCAAGGTGTGGTCGCAACTCGACACACTGAAGACCCTGGCACCTGCATCGTCCACGACAGCATGA
- a CDS encoding Gfo/Idh/MocA family protein — translation MSNTLAVLLVGCGNIAGGYDPGPYATAMPLTHAGAYARHGGFTVTACVEPNDARREAFMRTWRIPMGYRHLEDVSASAHFDVVSICSPTAIHKQQVDAALALRPRLVFCEKPVTPQVHDTEACVARCDAAGVLLAVNHTRRWAPDIISLHERLAVGELGTVRSVSGLYNKGVLNNGSHLIDLLHYLIGPLTVVAALAPIADALPDDPSVAALLQADAGGVPVHLRTAHAGDYAVFELEIVTSTGILAMEEGGFVWRQRTATDSTSFPGYKKLGAAATSVGLYRNAMAAAVSNIHDTLLNNEPLRSTGATALAAQRVCHQLLHLARQTSEP, via the coding sequence ATGAGCAACACTTTGGCGGTCCTACTAGTGGGCTGCGGGAACATCGCCGGCGGGTACGACCCCGGCCCTTATGCGACGGCAATGCCACTTACGCACGCCGGTGCCTACGCGCGCCATGGCGGCTTCACGGTCACCGCCTGCGTGGAGCCCAACGACGCGCGACGCGAAGCCTTCATGCGCACCTGGCGCATCCCCATGGGCTATCGCCACCTGGAAGATGTATCGGCCTCCGCGCACTTCGATGTGGTTAGCATCTGCTCGCCCACGGCGATCCACAAACAGCAAGTTGACGCCGCGCTAGCGCTGCGGCCGCGCCTAGTGTTCTGCGAGAAGCCCGTCACGCCACAGGTGCATGACACCGAAGCCTGCGTTGCCCGATGCGACGCCGCTGGTGTGCTGCTAGCCGTGAATCACACACGACGCTGGGCGCCCGACATCATCAGTCTGCACGAACGCCTTGCCGTAGGCGAACTCGGCACCGTGCGCTCGGTCTCGGGGCTGTACAACAAGGGCGTATTGAACAACGGCTCGCACCTGATCGATCTGTTGCACTACCTGATCGGGCCGCTCACCGTCGTCGCGGCTCTCGCGCCCATCGCCGATGCACTGCCCGATGACCCGAGCGTTGCCGCCCTGCTACAGGCTGACGCTGGCGGTGTGCCCGTGCACCTGCGCACGGCCCACGCGGGCGACTACGCCGTGTTTGAGCTGGAAATTGTCACATCCACCGGAATCCTGGCCATGGAAGAAGGCGGCTTCGTTTGGCGCCAACGCACGGCAACCGACAGCACCTCTTTTCCTGGATACAAGAAGCTCGGGGCAGCCGCCACATCCGTCGGCCTCTACCGCAACGCGATGGCGGCGGCCGTCTCGAACATTCACGACACCCTGTTGAACAACGAGCCTCTACGCAGCACCGGCGCCACCGCATTGGCCGCACAGCGCGTCTGCCACCAGCTACTTCACCTCGCACGCCAGACCAGTGAACCATGA
- the pseI gene encoding pseudaminic acid synthase: MSSSQEIHIAGHVIGLGHKPFLIAEMSGNHNQSLERAKDIITSAAQAGAHAIKLQTYTADTMTLDVDVEGFRIDDPKSLWRGASLYKLYEQAHTPWDWHAPLFAHARSLGLVVFSTPFDETAVDFLESLDVPCYKIASFENTDLPLIRRIAATGKPIILSTGMASLGELDESVRAARDVGCRDLILLKCTSTYPAAAQNTNLATIPHIRELFDCQVGLSDHTMGVGVAVASVALGATVIEKHFTLRRADGGVDSSFSLEPQEFAQLVVESERAWQAMGQVRYGATEAEKPSLQFRRSLYVVRDLKAGDLLSHDNVKAIRPGMGLPPKHLNDVLGCRVVADISRGTPLAWPLLQRS; encoded by the coding sequence ATGAGTTCGAGCCAGGAAATCCACATCGCAGGCCATGTGATCGGACTGGGCCACAAGCCCTTCCTCATCGCAGAAATGTCGGGCAACCACAACCAATCCCTGGAGCGGGCCAAAGACATCATCACCAGCGCGGCGCAAGCCGGTGCGCACGCAATCAAGCTGCAGACCTACACGGCCGACACCATGACACTGGATGTTGATGTCGAGGGTTTTCGCATCGATGATCCAAAGAGCTTGTGGCGAGGCGCTTCGCTTTACAAACTCTACGAGCAGGCACACACACCATGGGACTGGCACGCGCCGCTCTTTGCCCACGCACGCAGTCTTGGGCTGGTGGTGTTCAGCACGCCCTTCGACGAAACAGCAGTCGACTTCCTTGAATCGCTTGACGTGCCCTGCTACAAGATCGCCTCATTCGAAAACACCGACCTGCCGCTGATCCGCCGCATCGCGGCGACCGGCAAGCCAATAATCCTCTCCACCGGCATGGCCTCTCTGGGCGAACTCGACGAAAGCGTGCGCGCGGCGCGTGACGTCGGCTGTCGCGACCTGATCCTGCTCAAATGCACCAGCACCTACCCGGCCGCTGCGCAGAACACCAACCTAGCCACTATCCCGCACATACGCGAGCTGTTCGACTGCCAGGTAGGTCTGTCCGACCACACCATGGGCGTGGGCGTCGCCGTGGCCAGCGTGGCCCTGGGCGCAACGGTGATCGAAAAGCACTTCACCCTGCGACGCGCCGACGGCGGCGTGGACAGCAGTTTCTCCCTGGAGCCGCAGGAATTCGCGCAGCTCGTGGTCGAGAGCGAGCGCGCCTGGCAAGCCATGGGGCAGGTGCGTTACGGCGCCACCGAGGCTGAGAAGCCTTCGCTGCAATTTCGCCGTTCGCTCTACGTGGTGCGTGACTTGAAGGCCGGCGACCTGCTCTCGCACGACAACGTCAAGGCCATCCGACCAGGCATGGGCCTGCCACCCAAGCATCTAAACGATGTGCTGGGTTGCCGCGTCGTTGCAGACATATCGCGCGGCACGCCTCTGGCCTGGCCCCTGCTGCAGAGATCATGA